The Argopecten irradians isolate NY chromosome 16, Ai_NY, whole genome shotgun sequence genome window below encodes:
- the LOC138311114 gene encoding uncharacterized protein: MTRTNLQNVLYFAFRICFVFTLIVSGAMLHDSAVISDFHQFDSGKTICCATPLEVLYGISLPECGKHCLSHPGCTVLSYQRRSLQCRLFDVDPTDSSFHEVDSTFVMVPVTRLSEEMILPCSRSHCSGFNKCTVTNSTSINCGRAGDLLNEWRLVYETDDDGDVVSGREGDLISAFQSASSVRVYVPSWNQTFRIDVTFILDANSACSQSLFQMTKETWSTFSAEATNVFYIFCTSGIYHRSLQYLSESSRPSDPDTIDVIGMKWFVR, translated from the exons ATGACCAGAACGAACCTTCAAAACGTTCTTTATTTTGCATTcagaatatgttttgttttcacaCTGATCGTATCGGGGGCAATGCTTCATGATTCTGCAGTAATATCTGACTTTCATCAGTTTGATTCCGGAAAGACTATCTGCTGTGCTACTCCTCTTGAAGTCTTGTATGGTATTTCACTGCCAGAATGTGGTAAACACTGCTTATCACATCCAGGTTGTACTGTTCTCAGCTACCAGCGAAGGTCTCTACAGTGTAGACTGTTTGATGTGGATCCGACAGACTCCAGTTTCCATGAGGTTGACTCAACTTTCGTCATGGTTCCTGTTACAAGATTATCAGag GAGATGATTTTGCCCTGCAGTAGAAGTCATTGTTCTGGCTTTAACAAATGCACTGTTACTAATTCCACATCGATAAATTGTGGTCGTGCAG GAGACCTTCTGAATGAGTGGAGACTGGTCTATGAGACAGATGATGACGGGGACGTAGTTTCCGGACGGGAGGGTGACCTGATATCCGCCTTCCAATCAGCTTCGTCCGTCCGAGTGTATGTGCCCTCCTGGAATCAGACATTCCGTATTGATGTCACTTTTATCTTGGACGCAAACTCAGCATGTTCACAGTCGTTGTTCCAGATGACAAAAGAAACATGGAGCACATTCTCAGCGGAAGCaacaaatgtgttttatatcTTCTGTACTTCAGGGATATATCATAGAAGCCTACAGTATCTAAGCGAATCTTCCCGACCCAGCGATCCAGATACGATTGATGTTATTGGTATGAAATGGTTCGTAAGGTAA